A window from Engraulis encrasicolus isolate BLACKSEA-1 chromosome 11, IST_EnEncr_1.0, whole genome shotgun sequence encodes these proteins:
- the rab27b gene encoding ras-related protein Rab-27B isoform X2 produces MTDGDYDYLIKLLALGDSGVGKTTFLYRYTDNKFNPKFITTVGIDFREKRVVYTANSPNGTTGKSFKVHLQLWDTAGQERFRSLTTAFFRDAMGFLLMFDLTSQQSFLNVRNWMSQLQANAYCENPDIVLVGNKADLSDQREVMEKQARELADKYGIPYYETSSATGTDVDKAVVTLLDLVMKRMEQCVDKPAAEAQNGEGTSKLDAPPVNEKKCAC; encoded by the exons ATGACTGATGGGGACTATGACTATCTGATCAAGCTCCTAGCTCTGGGGGACTCTGGAGTGGGAAAGACCACCTTCCTCTACCGCTACACAGACAACAAGTTCAACCCCAAGTTCATCACGACAGTGGGCATCGATTTCAGGGAAAAGCGTGTG GTCTACACGGCGAACAGCCCTAATGGAACCACAGGGAAGTCATTTAAAGTGCATCTGCAGCTCTGGGACACAGCGGGACAGGAGAG gttcaggAGCCTCACCACGGCCTTCTTCAGAGACGCCATGGGCTTCCTGCTCATGTTCGACCTCACCAGTCAACAGAGCTTCCTCAACGTGCGCAACTGGATGA GCCAGTTACAGGCCAACGCGTATTGTGAAAACCCCGACATTGTGTTAGTGGGCAACAAGGCAGACCTGTCCGACcagagagaggtgatggagaaaCAGGCCAGGGAGCTGGCTGACAAGTACGG CATCCCCTACTATGAGACGAGCTCGGCCACGGGGACGGACGTGGACAAGGCGGTGGTGACGCTGCTGGACCTGGTGATGAAGCGCATGGAGCAGTGCGTGGACAAGCCGGCCGCCGAGGCGCAGAACGGAGAGGGCACCAGCAAACTGGACGCGCCGCCCGTCAACGAGAAGAAATGCGCCTGTTGA
- the rab27b gene encoding ras-related protein Rab-27B isoform X1: MLSAGSTMTDGDYDYLIKLLALGDSGVGKTTFLYRYTDNKFNPKFITTVGIDFREKRVVYTANSPNGTTGKSFKVHLQLWDTAGQERFRSLTTAFFRDAMGFLLMFDLTSQQSFLNVRNWMSQLQANAYCENPDIVLVGNKADLSDQREVMEKQARELADKYGIPYYETSSATGTDVDKAVVTLLDLVMKRMEQCVDKPAAEAQNGEGTSKLDAPPVNEKKCAC; this comes from the exons GCTCAGCGCAGGCAGCACTATGACTGATGGGGACTATGACTATCTGATCAAGCTCCTAGCTCTGGGGGACTCTGGAGTGGGAAAGACCACCTTCCTCTACCGCTACACAGACAACAAGTTCAACCCCAAGTTCATCACGACAGTGGGCATCGATTTCAGGGAAAAGCGTGTG GTCTACACGGCGAACAGCCCTAATGGAACCACAGGGAAGTCATTTAAAGTGCATCTGCAGCTCTGGGACACAGCGGGACAGGAGAG gttcaggAGCCTCACCACGGCCTTCTTCAGAGACGCCATGGGCTTCCTGCTCATGTTCGACCTCACCAGTCAACAGAGCTTCCTCAACGTGCGCAACTGGATGA GCCAGTTACAGGCCAACGCGTATTGTGAAAACCCCGACATTGTGTTAGTGGGCAACAAGGCAGACCTGTCCGACcagagagaggtgatggagaaaCAGGCCAGGGAGCTGGCTGACAAGTACGG CATCCCCTACTATGAGACGAGCTCGGCCACGGGGACGGACGTGGACAAGGCGGTGGTGACGCTGCTGGACCTGGTGATGAAGCGCATGGAGCAGTGCGTGGACAAGCCGGCCGCCGAGGCGCAGAACGGAGAGGGCACCAGCAAACTGGACGCGCCGCCCGTCAACGAGAAGAAATGCGCCTGTTGA